Proteins from a genomic interval of Gopherus evgoodei ecotype Sinaloan lineage chromosome 7, rGopEvg1_v1.p, whole genome shotgun sequence:
- the ZDHHC16 gene encoding palmitoyltransferase ZDHHC16 isoform X3: MRSRQRAFSAVMRLCVKCLRVGRRRRFRLAWRLQQLWRYGHLCLGSLLYNSFTNSDVVLDSLFEPIYWLVDHVTRWFGVVFVALVIVLTSSIVAIVYICLLPLILQTYPPGWICWHLAYGHWNLLMILFHYYMAITTPPGHPPQAKSNTVAVSICRKCISPKPARAHHCSICNRCVLKMDHHCPWLNNCVGHYNHRYFFSFCLFMTMGCVYCGISSWDIFREAYAAIQRLKLLEKETLQVAANQLGSPGAGGPHAVACCPHHPRGDQHRETHQQQGEAEAAEERQSVQESLQLRHLGQLEGVPGSGHAQTLAHPGTAAVYTPAPWNWPELGPSSLCDRAAHTSPGHLTDVGAEAQGVVPAPAAPGPTPAWH, encoded by the exons ATGAGGAGCCGCCAGCGGGCGTTCTCAGCGGTGATGCGGCTCTGTGTGAAGTGCCTGCGTGTGGGCCGACGGCGCAGGTTCAGGCTGGCCTGGCGGCTGCAGCAGCTGTGGCGCTACGGGCACCtctgcctgggctccctgctctACAACTCCTTCACCAACAGCGACGTGGTGCTGGACTCCCTCTTCGAGCCCATCTACTGGCTGGTGGATCACGTCACTCGCTGGTTCGGTGTG GTGTTTGTGGCGCTGGTGATTGTGCTGACAAGCTCCATCGTGGCCATTGTCTACATCTGCCTGCTGCCCCTCATCCTGCAGACCTACCCGCCCGGCTGGATCTGCTGGCACCTTGCCTACGGCCACTGGAACCTGCTCATGATCCTCTTCCACTACTACATGGCCATCACCACCCCGCCAGGGCACCCCCCGCAG GCCAAGAGCAACACTGTGGCCGTCTCCATCTGCAGGAAATGCATCTCCCCCAAGCCTGCCCGCGCGCACCACTGCAGCATCTGCAACAG GTGTGTGCTGAAGATGGACCATCACTGCC CGTGGCTGAATAACTGCGTGGGCCACTACAACCATCGCTACTTCTTCTCCTTCTGCCTCTTCATGACCATGGGCTGCGTCTACTGCGGCATCAGCAGCTGGGACATATTCCGGGAGGCCTATGCTGCCATTCAG AGACTGAAACTGCTTGAGAAGGAGACATTGCAGGTGGCTGCCAACCAG CTCGGTAGCCCTGGCGCTGGGGGCCCTCACGCTGTGGCATGCTGCCCTCATCACCCGAGGGGAGACCAGCATCGAGAGACACATCAACAACAAGGAGAGGCAGAGGCTGCAGAAGAAAGGCAGA GTGTTCAGGAATCCCTACAGCTACGGCACCTGGGCCAACTGGAAGGTGTTCCTGGGAGTGGACACGCACAG ACACTGGCTCACCCGGGTACTGCTGCCGTCTACACACCTGCCCCATGGAACTGGCCTGAGCTGGGACCATCCTCCCTGTGTGACAGAGCCGCGCACACCTCTCCTGGCCATCTAACGGACGTGGGGGCAGAAGCGCAGGGTGTGGTACCCGCCCCAGCAGcgcctggccccactccagcctgGCACTAG
- the EXOSC1 gene encoding LOW QUALITY PROTEIN: exosome complex component CSL4 (The sequence of the model RefSeq protein was modified relative to this genomic sequence to represent the inferred CDS: inserted 1 base in 1 codon; deleted 6 bases in 5 codons), with the protein MAPPVRCCVPGERLCSLEEGAAGSGTYTRHGYVCAALAGCLAKTSENGALPVVSVVRDPKSQLLPDVGAIVTCKVCSINSRFAKVHILYIGSTPLKSTFRGTIRREDIRATEKDKVEVYKSFRPGDIVLAKVISLGDMQSNYLXSTAENELGVVVAHSEAGAQMVPISWCEMQCPRTHSKELRKVARVQPEFLQT; encoded by the exons ATGGCCCCGCCGGTGCGTTGCTGCGTCccag GTGAGCGGCTCTGCAGCCTGGAGGAGGGCGCGGCT GGCAGCGGAACCTACACCCGG CACGGCTACGTGTGCGCAGCGCTGGCCGGCTGCCTGGCGAAGACGAGTGAG AACGGAGCG CTGCCGGTGGTGTCTGTGGTGAGAGAT CCGaagtcccagctcctgcctgACGTAGGGGCCATCGTGACGTGCAAG GTGTGCAGCATTAACTCCCGCTTTGCCAAGGTGCACATCCTGTACATCGGC TCCACGCCGCTGAAATCCACCTTCCGAGGCACCATACG GAGAGAAGACATTCGAGCCACAGAGAAAGACAAG GTGGAAGTTTACAAGAGTTTCCGGCCTGGGGACATAGTCCTGGCCAAAGTG ATCTCCCTGGGGGACATGCAGTCCAACTACC CGAGCACAGCGGAGAATGAGCTGGGTGTGGTGGTGGCTCACAGCGAAGCAG GGGCACAGATGGTGCCGATCAGCTGGTGTGAGATGCAGTGCCCCAGGACACACTCCAAGGAGCTCCGCAAGGTGGCCCGCGTGCAGCCGGAATTCCTGCAGACCTAG
- the ZDHHC16 gene encoding palmitoyltransferase ZDHHC16 isoform X2 produces the protein MRSRQRAFSAVMRLCVKCLRVGRRRRFRLAWRLQQLWRYGHLCLGSLLYNSFTNSDVVLDSLFEPIYWLVDHVTRWFGVVFVALVIVLTSSIVAIVYICLLPLILQTYPPGWICWHLAYGHWNLLMILFHYYMAITTPPGHPPQAKSNTVAVSICRKCISPKPARAHHCSICNRCVLKMDHHCPWLNNCVGHYNHRYFFSFCLFMTMGCVYCGISSWDIFREAYAAIQRLKLLEKETLQVAANQTYYQTPPPTFSFRQRAFHKSIVYLWVLCSSVALALGALTLWHAALITRGETSIERHINNKERQRLQKKGRVFRNPYSYGTWANWKVFLGVDTHRHWLTRVLLPSTHLPHGTGLSWDHPPCVTEPRTPLLAI, from the exons ATGAGGAGCCGCCAGCGGGCGTTCTCAGCGGTGATGCGGCTCTGTGTGAAGTGCCTGCGTGTGGGCCGACGGCGCAGGTTCAGGCTGGCCTGGCGGCTGCAGCAGCTGTGGCGCTACGGGCACCtctgcctgggctccctgctctACAACTCCTTCACCAACAGCGACGTGGTGCTGGACTCCCTCTTCGAGCCCATCTACTGGCTGGTGGATCACGTCACTCGCTGGTTCGGTGTG GTGTTTGTGGCGCTGGTGATTGTGCTGACAAGCTCCATCGTGGCCATTGTCTACATCTGCCTGCTGCCCCTCATCCTGCAGACCTACCCGCCCGGCTGGATCTGCTGGCACCTTGCCTACGGCCACTGGAACCTGCTCATGATCCTCTTCCACTACTACATGGCCATCACCACCCCGCCAGGGCACCCCCCGCAG GCCAAGAGCAACACTGTGGCCGTCTCCATCTGCAGGAAATGCATCTCCCCCAAGCCTGCCCGCGCGCACCACTGCAGCATCTGCAACAG GTGTGTGCTGAAGATGGACCATCACTGCC CGTGGCTGAATAACTGCGTGGGCCACTACAACCATCGCTACTTCTTCTCCTTCTGCCTCTTCATGACCATGGGCTGCGTCTACTGCGGCATCAGCAGCTGGGACATATTCCGGGAGGCCTATGCTGCCATTCAG AGACTGAAACTGCTTGAGAAGGAGACATTGCAGGTGGCTGCCAACCAG ACATACTACCAGACGCCgccccccaccttctccttccgCCAGAGGGCCTTCCACAAGAGCATAGTCTACCTCTGGGTCCTGTGCAG CTCGGTAGCCCTGGCGCTGGGGGCCCTCACGCTGTGGCATGCTGCCCTCATCACCCGAGGGGAGACCAGCATCGAGAGACACATCAACAACAAGGAGAGGCAGAGGCTGCAGAAGAAAGGCAGA GTGTTCAGGAATCCCTACAGCTACGGCACCTGGGCCAACTGGAAGGTGTTCCTGGGAGTGGACACGCACAG ACACTGGCTCACCCGGGTACTGCTGCCGTCTACACACCTGCCCCATGGAACTGGCCTGAGCTGGGACCATCCTCCCTGTGTGACAGAGCCGCGCACACCTCTCCTGGCCATCTAA
- the PGAM1 gene encoding LOW QUALITY PROTEIN: phosphoglycerate mutase 1 (The sequence of the model RefSeq protein was modified relative to this genomic sequence to represent the inferred CDS: inserted 1 base in 1 codon) — translation MAAHRLVLLRHGESAWNLENRFSGWFDAELSPAGSQEAQRGGEALRDAGYEFDICFTSVQKRAIRTLWIVLDAIDQMWLPVVRTWRLNERHYGGLTGLNKAETAAKHGEXQVKIWRRSYDIPPPPMEPDHPFYSTISKDRRYADLTEDQLPTCESLKDTIARALPFWNEEIVPQIKEGKRVLVAAHGNSLRGIVKHLEGMSEEAIMELNLPTGIPIVYELDKNLKPIKPMQFLGDEETVRKAMEAVAAQGKAKK, via the exons ATGGCCGCGCACCGGCTCGTGCTGCTGCGGCACGGCGAGAGCGCCTGGAACCTGGAGAACCGCTTCAGCGGCTGGTTCGACGCCGAGCTCAGCCCGGCCGGCAGCCAGGAGGCGCAGCGCGGCGGGGAGGCGCTGAGAG ATGCTGGCTACGAGTTTGACATCTGCTTCACCTCTGTCCAAAAGCGGGCAATCCGCACTCTCTGGATAGTGCTGGATGCCATTGACCAGATGTGGCTGCCTGTGGTGAGGACCTGGCGCCTCAATGAAAGGCACTATGGTGGCCTGACAGGCCTCAACAAGGCTGAGACAGCTGCTAAGCATGGGG GCCAGGTGAAGATCTGGAGGCGTTCCTATGATATCCCACCACCTCCCATGGAACCGGACCACCCTTTCTACAGCACCATCAGCAAG GACCGTCGTTATGCTGACCTGACCGAGGACCAACTGCCGACCTGTGAGAGCCTGAAGGACACCATTGCCCGGGCCCTGCCCTTCTGGAATGAAGAGATCGTGCCCCAGATCAAAGAGGGCAAGCGAGTTCTCGTTGCCGCCCATGGCAACAGCCTGCGAGGGATTGTTAAGCACCTGGAAG GCATGTCCGAAGAGGCCATCATGGAGCTTAACCTGCCCACTGGCATCCCCATCGTCTACGAGCTGGACAAGAACCTCAAGCCCATCAAGCCCATGCAGTTCCTAGGGGACGAGGAGACTGTCCGCAAGGCCATGGAGGCTGTGGCAGCTCAGGGCAAAGCCAAGAAATGA
- the ZDHHC16 gene encoding palmitoyltransferase ZDHHC16 isoform X4, translating into MRSRQRAFSAVMRLCVKCLRVGRRRRFRLAWRLQQLWRYGHLCLGSLLYNSFTNSDVVLDSLFEPIYWLVDHVTRWFGVVFVALVIVLTSSIVAIVYICLLPLILQTYPPGWICWHLAYGHWNLLMILFHYYMAITTPPGHPPQAKSNTVAVSICRKCISPKPARAHHCSICNRCVLKMDHHCPWLNNCVGHYNHRYFFSFCLFMTMGCVYCGISSWDIFREAYAAIQTYYQTPPPTFSFRQRAFHKSIVYLWVLCSSVALALGALTLWHAALITRGETSIERHINNKERQRLQKKGRTLAHPGTAAVYTPAPWNWPELGPSSLCDRAAHTSPGHLTDVGAEAQGVVPAPAAPGPTPAWH; encoded by the exons ATGAGGAGCCGCCAGCGGGCGTTCTCAGCGGTGATGCGGCTCTGTGTGAAGTGCCTGCGTGTGGGCCGACGGCGCAGGTTCAGGCTGGCCTGGCGGCTGCAGCAGCTGTGGCGCTACGGGCACCtctgcctgggctccctgctctACAACTCCTTCACCAACAGCGACGTGGTGCTGGACTCCCTCTTCGAGCCCATCTACTGGCTGGTGGATCACGTCACTCGCTGGTTCGGTGTG GTGTTTGTGGCGCTGGTGATTGTGCTGACAAGCTCCATCGTGGCCATTGTCTACATCTGCCTGCTGCCCCTCATCCTGCAGACCTACCCGCCCGGCTGGATCTGCTGGCACCTTGCCTACGGCCACTGGAACCTGCTCATGATCCTCTTCCACTACTACATGGCCATCACCACCCCGCCAGGGCACCCCCCGCAG GCCAAGAGCAACACTGTGGCCGTCTCCATCTGCAGGAAATGCATCTCCCCCAAGCCTGCCCGCGCGCACCACTGCAGCATCTGCAACAG GTGTGTGCTGAAGATGGACCATCACTGCC CGTGGCTGAATAACTGCGTGGGCCACTACAACCATCGCTACTTCTTCTCCTTCTGCCTCTTCATGACCATGGGCTGCGTCTACTGCGGCATCAGCAGCTGGGACATATTCCGGGAGGCCTATGCTGCCATTCAG ACATACTACCAGACGCCgccccccaccttctccttccgCCAGAGGGCCTTCCACAAGAGCATAGTCTACCTCTGGGTCCTGTGCAG CTCGGTAGCCCTGGCGCTGGGGGCCCTCACGCTGTGGCATGCTGCCCTCATCACCCGAGGGGAGACCAGCATCGAGAGACACATCAACAACAAGGAGAGGCAGAGGCTGCAGAAGAAAGGCAGA ACACTGGCTCACCCGGGTACTGCTGCCGTCTACACACCTGCCCCATGGAACTGGCCTGAGCTGGGACCATCCTCCCTGTGTGACAGAGCCGCGCACACCTCTCCTGGCCATCTAACGGACGTGGGGGCAGAAGCGCAGGGTGTGGTACCCGCCCCAGCAGcgcctggccccactccagcctgGCACTAG
- the LOC115655294 gene encoding ankyrin repeat domain-containing protein 2-like yields MEEAPMEQGVKWATELIDQKLEEQERLKSQAPKMPPAVARMDTPELEDEKRRGPVHWGIEELKGQGRERKSSLDLRREIIHVGGIQYLFELRKTRRKRREEKAAPEPEPEPEPEEIVGPVEEEAFLRAAVQGKIRVIEKFLGDGGSPDTCDEFHRTALHRASLEGHMEILKTLLDHGAAVDFRDRLDCTAVHWACRGGHLDAVKLLQDRGADLNLKDKLLSTPLHVATRTGQTDIVEHLINTGVDVNSRDREGDSALHDAVRLNRYKIIKMLILYGADMMAQNLVSRKDPTDLVQLWQADTRQALETQEPGETEAPA; encoded by the exons CGGCTCAAGAGCCAGGCCCCCAAGATGCCGCCAGCGGTGGCGAGAATGGACACGCCAGAGCTGGAGGACGAGAAGCGCCGCggccccgttcactggggcatcGAGGAGCTCAAG GGCCAGGGGCGGGAGAGGAAAAGCTCGCTGGACCTGCGCCGGGAGATCATCCACGTGGGCGGCATCCAGTACCTCTTCGAGCTGCGCAAGACGCGCCGGAAACGCAGGGAGGAGAAGGCGGCGCCGGAGCCCGAGCCCGAGCCGGAGCCTGAGGAGATC GTGGGCCCTGTGGAGGAGGAGGCGTTCCTGagggcagctgtgcagggcaagATCCGTGTTATTGAGAAGTTCCTGGGGGACGGGGGCTCCCCTGACACCTGTGATGAG TTCCACCGGACGGCCCTGCACCGTGCCTCGCTGGAAGGGCACATGGAGATCCTGAAGACGCTGCTGGACCATGGCGCTGCCGTGGATTTCCGAGACCGG CTGGACTGCACGGCCGTGCACTGGGCCTGCCGGGGGGGACACCTGGATGCCGTGAAGCTGCTGCAAGACCGAGGCGCTGACCTCAACCTGAAAGAtaag CTCCTGAGCACCCCCCTGCATGTGGCGACCCGAACTGGGCAGACTGACATTGTGGAGCACCTGATCAACACAGGGGTGGATGTCAACTCCCGGGACAGG GAGGGGGACAGCGCGCTGCATGACGCCGTGCGGCTCAACCGCTACAAGATCATTAAGATGCTGATCCTGTACGGGGCGGACATGATGGCCCAGAACCTGGTGA gcaGGAAAGACCCCACAGATCTGGTGCAGCTCTGGCAGGCAGACACCCGGCAGGCGCTGGAGACGCAGGAGCCTGGCGAGACGGAGGCCCCGGCGTGA
- the ZDHHC16 gene encoding palmitoyltransferase ZDHHC16 isoform X7, producing the protein MRSRQRAFSAVMRLCVKCLRVGRRRRFRLAWRLQQLWRYGHLCLGSLLYNSFTNSDVVLDSLFEPIYWLVDHVTRWFGVVFVALVIVLTSSIVAIVYICLLPLILQTYPPGWICWHLAYGHWNLLMILFHYYMAITTPPGHPPQAKSNTVAVSICRKCISPKPARAHHCSICNRCVLKMDHHCPWLNNCVGHYNHRYFFSFCLFMTMGCVYCGISSWDIFREAYAAIQRLKLLEKETLQVAANQLGSPGAGGPHAVACCPHHPRGDQHRETHQQQGEAEAAEERQNTGSPGYCCRLHTCPMELA; encoded by the exons ATGAGGAGCCGCCAGCGGGCGTTCTCAGCGGTGATGCGGCTCTGTGTGAAGTGCCTGCGTGTGGGCCGACGGCGCAGGTTCAGGCTGGCCTGGCGGCTGCAGCAGCTGTGGCGCTACGGGCACCtctgcctgggctccctgctctACAACTCCTTCACCAACAGCGACGTGGTGCTGGACTCCCTCTTCGAGCCCATCTACTGGCTGGTGGATCACGTCACTCGCTGGTTCGGTGTG GTGTTTGTGGCGCTGGTGATTGTGCTGACAAGCTCCATCGTGGCCATTGTCTACATCTGCCTGCTGCCCCTCATCCTGCAGACCTACCCGCCCGGCTGGATCTGCTGGCACCTTGCCTACGGCCACTGGAACCTGCTCATGATCCTCTTCCACTACTACATGGCCATCACCACCCCGCCAGGGCACCCCCCGCAG GCCAAGAGCAACACTGTGGCCGTCTCCATCTGCAGGAAATGCATCTCCCCCAAGCCTGCCCGCGCGCACCACTGCAGCATCTGCAACAG GTGTGTGCTGAAGATGGACCATCACTGCC CGTGGCTGAATAACTGCGTGGGCCACTACAACCATCGCTACTTCTTCTCCTTCTGCCTCTTCATGACCATGGGCTGCGTCTACTGCGGCATCAGCAGCTGGGACATATTCCGGGAGGCCTATGCTGCCATTCAG AGACTGAAACTGCTTGAGAAGGAGACATTGCAGGTGGCTGCCAACCAG CTCGGTAGCCCTGGCGCTGGGGGCCCTCACGCTGTGGCATGCTGCCCTCATCACCCGAGGGGAGACCAGCATCGAGAGACACATCAACAACAAGGAGAGGCAGAGGCTGCAGAAGAAAGGCAGA ACACTGGCTCACCCGGGTACTGCTGCCGTCTACACACCTGCCCCATGGAACTGGCCTGA
- the ZDHHC16 gene encoding palmitoyltransferase ZDHHC16 isoform X1, which translates to MRSRQRAFSAVMRLCVKCLRVGRRRRFRLAWRLQQLWRYGHLCLGSLLYNSFTNSDVVLDSLFEPIYWLVDHVTRWFGVVFVALVIVLTSSIVAIVYICLLPLILQTYPPGWICWHLAYGHWNLLMILFHYYMAITTPPGHPPQAKSNTVAVSICRKCISPKPARAHHCSICNRCVLKMDHHCPWLNNCVGHYNHRYFFSFCLFMTMGCVYCGISSWDIFREAYAAIQRLKLLEKETLQVAANQTYYQTPPPTFSFRQRAFHKSIVYLWVLCSSVALALGALTLWHAALITRGETSIERHINNKERQRLQKKGRTLAHPGTAAVYTPAPWNWPELGPSSLCDRAAHTSPGHLTDVGAEAQGVVPAPAAPGPTPAWH; encoded by the exons ATGAGGAGCCGCCAGCGGGCGTTCTCAGCGGTGATGCGGCTCTGTGTGAAGTGCCTGCGTGTGGGCCGACGGCGCAGGTTCAGGCTGGCCTGGCGGCTGCAGCAGCTGTGGCGCTACGGGCACCtctgcctgggctccctgctctACAACTCCTTCACCAACAGCGACGTGGTGCTGGACTCCCTCTTCGAGCCCATCTACTGGCTGGTGGATCACGTCACTCGCTGGTTCGGTGTG GTGTTTGTGGCGCTGGTGATTGTGCTGACAAGCTCCATCGTGGCCATTGTCTACATCTGCCTGCTGCCCCTCATCCTGCAGACCTACCCGCCCGGCTGGATCTGCTGGCACCTTGCCTACGGCCACTGGAACCTGCTCATGATCCTCTTCCACTACTACATGGCCATCACCACCCCGCCAGGGCACCCCCCGCAG GCCAAGAGCAACACTGTGGCCGTCTCCATCTGCAGGAAATGCATCTCCCCCAAGCCTGCCCGCGCGCACCACTGCAGCATCTGCAACAG GTGTGTGCTGAAGATGGACCATCACTGCC CGTGGCTGAATAACTGCGTGGGCCACTACAACCATCGCTACTTCTTCTCCTTCTGCCTCTTCATGACCATGGGCTGCGTCTACTGCGGCATCAGCAGCTGGGACATATTCCGGGAGGCCTATGCTGCCATTCAG AGACTGAAACTGCTTGAGAAGGAGACATTGCAGGTGGCTGCCAACCAG ACATACTACCAGACGCCgccccccaccttctccttccgCCAGAGGGCCTTCCACAAGAGCATAGTCTACCTCTGGGTCCTGTGCAG CTCGGTAGCCCTGGCGCTGGGGGCCCTCACGCTGTGGCATGCTGCCCTCATCACCCGAGGGGAGACCAGCATCGAGAGACACATCAACAACAAGGAGAGGCAGAGGCTGCAGAAGAAAGGCAGA ACACTGGCTCACCCGGGTACTGCTGCCGTCTACACACCTGCCCCATGGAACTGGCCTGAGCTGGGACCATCCTCCCTGTGTGACAGAGCCGCGCACACCTCTCCTGGCCATCTAACGGACGTGGGGGCAGAAGCGCAGGGTGTGGTACCCGCCCCAGCAGcgcctggccccactccagcctgGCACTAG
- the ZDHHC16 gene encoding palmitoyltransferase ZDHHC16 isoform X5, translating into MRSRQRAFSAVMRLCVKCLRVGRRRRFRLAWRLQQLWRYGHLCLGSLLYNSFTNSDVVLDSLFEPIYWLVDHVTRWFGVVFVALVIVLTSSIVAIVYICLLPLILQTYPPGWICWHLAYGHWNLLMILFHYYMAITTPPGHPPQAKSNTVAVSICRKCISPKPARAHHCSICNRCVLKMDHHCPWLNNCVGHYNHRYFFSFCLFMTMGCVYCGISSWDIFREAYAAIQTYYQTPPPTFSFRQRAFHKSIVYLWVLCSSVALALGALTLWHAALITRGETSIERHINNKERQRLQKKGRVFRNPYSYGTWANWKVFLGVDTHRHWLTRVLLPSTHLPHGTGLSWDHPPCVTEPRTPLLAI; encoded by the exons ATGAGGAGCCGCCAGCGGGCGTTCTCAGCGGTGATGCGGCTCTGTGTGAAGTGCCTGCGTGTGGGCCGACGGCGCAGGTTCAGGCTGGCCTGGCGGCTGCAGCAGCTGTGGCGCTACGGGCACCtctgcctgggctccctgctctACAACTCCTTCACCAACAGCGACGTGGTGCTGGACTCCCTCTTCGAGCCCATCTACTGGCTGGTGGATCACGTCACTCGCTGGTTCGGTGTG GTGTTTGTGGCGCTGGTGATTGTGCTGACAAGCTCCATCGTGGCCATTGTCTACATCTGCCTGCTGCCCCTCATCCTGCAGACCTACCCGCCCGGCTGGATCTGCTGGCACCTTGCCTACGGCCACTGGAACCTGCTCATGATCCTCTTCCACTACTACATGGCCATCACCACCCCGCCAGGGCACCCCCCGCAG GCCAAGAGCAACACTGTGGCCGTCTCCATCTGCAGGAAATGCATCTCCCCCAAGCCTGCCCGCGCGCACCACTGCAGCATCTGCAACAG GTGTGTGCTGAAGATGGACCATCACTGCC CGTGGCTGAATAACTGCGTGGGCCACTACAACCATCGCTACTTCTTCTCCTTCTGCCTCTTCATGACCATGGGCTGCGTCTACTGCGGCATCAGCAGCTGGGACATATTCCGGGAGGCCTATGCTGCCATTCAG ACATACTACCAGACGCCgccccccaccttctccttccgCCAGAGGGCCTTCCACAAGAGCATAGTCTACCTCTGGGTCCTGTGCAG CTCGGTAGCCCTGGCGCTGGGGGCCCTCACGCTGTGGCATGCTGCCCTCATCACCCGAGGGGAGACCAGCATCGAGAGACACATCAACAACAAGGAGAGGCAGAGGCTGCAGAAGAAAGGCAGA GTGTTCAGGAATCCCTACAGCTACGGCACCTGGGCCAACTGGAAGGTGTTCCTGGGAGTGGACACGCACAG ACACTGGCTCACCCGGGTACTGCTGCCGTCTACACACCTGCCCCATGGAACTGGCCTGAGCTGGGACCATCCTCCCTGTGTGACAGAGCCGCGCACACCTCTCCTGGCCATCTAA
- the ZDHHC16 gene encoding palmitoyltransferase ZDHHC16 isoform X6 → MRSRQRAFSAVMRLCVKCLRVGRRRRFRLAWRLQQLWRYGHLCLGSLLYNSFTNSDVVLDSLFEPIYWLVDHVTRWFGVTYPPGWICWHLAYGHWNLLMILFHYYMAITTPPGHPPQAKSNTVAVSICRKCISPKPARAHHCSICNRCVLKMDHHCPWLNNCVGHYNHRYFFSFCLFMTMGCVYCGISSWDIFREAYAAIQRLKLLEKETLQVAANQTYYQTPPPTFSFRQRAFHKSIVYLWVLCSSVALALGALTLWHAALITRGETSIERHINNKERQRLQKKGRTLAHPGTAAVYTPAPWNWPELGPSSLCDRAAHTSPGHLTDVGAEAQGVVPAPAAPGPTPAWH, encoded by the exons ATGAGGAGCCGCCAGCGGGCGTTCTCAGCGGTGATGCGGCTCTGTGTGAAGTGCCTGCGTGTGGGCCGACGGCGCAGGTTCAGGCTGGCCTGGCGGCTGCAGCAGCTGTGGCGCTACGGGCACCtctgcctgggctccctgctctACAACTCCTTCACCAACAGCGACGTGGTGCTGGACTCCCTCTTCGAGCCCATCTACTGGCTGGTGGATCACGTCACTCGCTGGTTCGGTGTG ACCTACCCGCCCGGCTGGATCTGCTGGCACCTTGCCTACGGCCACTGGAACCTGCTCATGATCCTCTTCCACTACTACATGGCCATCACCACCCCGCCAGGGCACCCCCCGCAG GCCAAGAGCAACACTGTGGCCGTCTCCATCTGCAGGAAATGCATCTCCCCCAAGCCTGCCCGCGCGCACCACTGCAGCATCTGCAACAG GTGTGTGCTGAAGATGGACCATCACTGCC CGTGGCTGAATAACTGCGTGGGCCACTACAACCATCGCTACTTCTTCTCCTTCTGCCTCTTCATGACCATGGGCTGCGTCTACTGCGGCATCAGCAGCTGGGACATATTCCGGGAGGCCTATGCTGCCATTCAG AGACTGAAACTGCTTGAGAAGGAGACATTGCAGGTGGCTGCCAACCAG ACATACTACCAGACGCCgccccccaccttctccttccgCCAGAGGGCCTTCCACAAGAGCATAGTCTACCTCTGGGTCCTGTGCAG CTCGGTAGCCCTGGCGCTGGGGGCCCTCACGCTGTGGCATGCTGCCCTCATCACCCGAGGGGAGACCAGCATCGAGAGACACATCAACAACAAGGAGAGGCAGAGGCTGCAGAAGAAAGGCAGA ACACTGGCTCACCCGGGTACTGCTGCCGTCTACACACCTGCCCCATGGAACTGGCCTGAGCTGGGACCATCCTCCCTGTGTGACAGAGCCGCGCACACCTCTCCTGGCCATCTAACGGACGTGGGGGCAGAAGCGCAGGGTGTGGTACCCGCCCCAGCAGcgcctggccccactccagcctgGCACTAG